One window from the genome of Candidatus Leptovillus gracilis encodes:
- the nadE gene encoding NAD(+) synthase, with the protein MQLTTLATCNLNQWALDFDGNLQRIGESIRQAKAAGARYRLGPELEIPGYGCEDAFLEGDTLRHSWECLGELLSGDLTNDILCDIGLPVMHQNVRYNCRVLALNGRILLIRPKLILADDGNYREPRWFAPWPHRRTLEEYALPRAIRAITGQDSVPFGDAAIATRDTVLASESCEELFAVDSPNVYLGLDGVEILANGSGSHHELRKLHRRIDLIQNATSKGGGVYLYANQQGCDGGRLYFDGCALIAVNGRIVAQGSQFSPRDVEVITATVDLEEVRSYRGAIGSRQVQASAAAPVPRIVVDFDLTDGAVVVSRRPSAAIAVRYHTPEEEIGFGPACWLWDYLRRSGMNGFFIPLSGGADSAAVAAQVGIMCQMVAAEAEAGNAQVIADARRIAGTDDTYLPTDPAALAGRILYTGYMGTQNSSKATRQRAKQLAAQIGASHLDIKIDPVITAVQKLFISVTGQTPRFKAHGGSDRENLALQNIQARLRMVLSYLLAQLLLWVNGRAGSLLVLGTGNVDEALRGYLTKYDCSSADINPIGGISKVDLRRFLRWAAATRGYTALYAVAAAPPTAELEPITAAYAQLDEADMGMTYEELSHFGRLRKVQRCGPLAMYEKLVVEWDHLPPEEVAAKVKHFFRAYAINRHKTTVLTPAYHAESYSPDDNRFDLRQFLYNTRWTWQFRRIDEQVNQSQVVTIHHGGTEGTEI; encoded by the coding sequence ATGCAATTAACCACCCTGGCAACCTGTAATTTGAACCAATGGGCTTTAGACTTCGACGGCAACTTGCAGCGCATCGGCGAATCTATCCGGCAGGCCAAAGCCGCCGGCGCCAGATATCGGTTGGGGCCAGAGCTGGAAATTCCCGGCTACGGCTGCGAAGACGCCTTCCTCGAGGGCGACACCCTGCGCCACTCCTGGGAATGCCTGGGCGAACTGCTGTCCGGCGACCTGACCAACGACATCTTATGCGACATCGGACTGCCGGTGATGCACCAGAATGTGCGTTACAACTGTCGGGTGTTGGCCTTGAACGGCCGTATCCTCCTCATCCGCCCTAAACTTATCCTGGCTGACGATGGCAACTACCGCGAGCCGCGCTGGTTCGCACCCTGGCCGCACCGCCGCACTCTCGAAGAGTACGCCCTGCCGCGCGCCATCCGCGCCATCACCGGCCAAGACAGCGTGCCCTTTGGCGATGCGGCCATCGCCACCCGCGACACCGTGCTGGCGTCTGAAAGCTGCGAGGAACTGTTCGCCGTAGACAGCCCCAACGTCTACCTGGGATTGGACGGGGTGGAAATTCTCGCCAATGGCTCCGGCAGCCACCACGAACTGCGTAAACTCCACCGCCGCATAGACCTGATCCAGAACGCGACGAGCAAAGGCGGTGGCGTCTACCTTTACGCCAACCAACAAGGCTGCGACGGCGGGCGGCTGTATTTTGATGGCTGCGCCCTGATTGCCGTAAACGGCCGTATTGTCGCCCAAGGTTCCCAATTTTCGCCGCGTGACGTGGAAGTGATTACAGCTACGGTGGATTTGGAGGAAGTGCGTTCTTACCGGGGCGCCATTGGCAGCCGCCAGGTGCAGGCCAGCGCAGCGGCCCCCGTACCGCGCATCGTCGTGGATTTTGATCTGACCGATGGGGCGGTGGTCGTCAGCCGACGGCCGTCAGCCGCCATCGCGGTGCGCTACCACACGCCAGAGGAAGAGATTGGCTTTGGGCCGGCTTGCTGGTTGTGGGACTATTTGCGCCGTTCGGGCATGAATGGCTTTTTTATCCCCCTATCCGGCGGCGCGGACAGTGCAGCGGTGGCGGCGCAGGTGGGCATCATGTGCCAGATGGTCGCCGCTGAGGCCGAGGCCGGCAACGCCCAAGTTATCGCCGATGCCCGCCGCATTGCCGGGACCGACGACACTTATCTGCCCACCGACCCGGCCGCATTGGCCGGGCGCATCCTCTACACCGGCTACATGGGCACGCAGAACAGTTCCAAAGCCACGCGCCAGCGAGCCAAACAACTGGCGGCGCAAATTGGCGCGTCACATTTGGATATTAAAATTGATCCGGTGATTACGGCCGTGCAAAAGCTGTTCATCAGCGTCACCGGCCAGACGCCGCGCTTTAAAGCCCATGGCGGTTCGGACAGGGAAAACCTGGCGCTGCAAAATATCCAGGCGCGGCTGCGCATGGTGTTGTCTTATTTGTTGGCGCAGCTGCTGTTGTGGGTGAACGGCCGTGCCGGTTCCCTCCTCGTTTTAGGCACAGGCAACGTGGACGAGGCTTTGCGCGGCTACCTGACCAAATACGATTGCAGCAGCGCCGACATCAACCCCATCGGCGGCATCAGCAAGGTTGATTTGCGCCGCTTTTTGCGCTGGGCCGCCGCAACGCGCGGCTACACCGCCCTCTACGCTGTGGCCGCTGCCCCGCCGACAGCCGAACTGGAACCCATCACCGCCGCCTACGCCCAACTAGACGAAGCCGACATGGGCATGACCTATGAAGAATTGAGCCACTTTGGTCGCCTGCGCAAGGTGCAGCGCTGCGGCCCGCTGGCTATGTATGAAAAATTAGTCGTCGAGTGGGACCATCTGCCACCGGAAGAAGTGGCCGCCAAGGTGAAACATTTCTTCCGCGCTTACGCCATCAACCGGCACAAAACCACCGTGCTGACGCCCGCCTACCACGCCGAATCTTACTCACCGGACGACAACCGCTTCGACCTGCGCCAGTTCCTTTACAATACCCGTTGGACCTGGCAGTTTCGTCGCATAGATGAACAGGTCAACCAATCGCAAGTGGTAACTATTCACCACGGAGGCACGGAGGGCACGGAGATTTAG
- a CDS encoding DUF3253 domain-containing protein, with translation MAKEQPKKPRRVSDDEVRETLLQMCRAAGLDDSVRPEDVARAILPDFWQTLLKRIRLMAKQLTVAGKLTILRKGEPADPADFKGLIRLQITELGLQTDESDEEE, from the coding sequence ATGGCGAAAGAACAACCAAAGAAACCGCGCCGCGTCAGCGACGATGAAGTACGCGAAACCCTATTACAAATGTGCCGCGCCGCCGGCCTGGACGACTCCGTGCGCCCAGAGGACGTGGCCCGCGCCATTTTGCCCGACTTCTGGCAAACTCTGCTCAAGCGCATTCGCCTGATGGCGAAGCAGCTTACCGTCGCCGGTAAGCTGACCATTCTGCGCAAAGGCGAACCGGCCGACCCGGCTGATTTTAAGGGACTCATCCGCCTGCAAATTACCGAATTGGGCTTGCAGACCGATGAATCGGATGAAGAGGAATAG
- a CDS encoding aldo/keto reductase, giving the protein MEYRRLGKSGLQVSALSFGAWVTFGNQVDIDAALEIMAAAYDAGVNFFDNAEVYAQGQAETVMGAALQKAGWRRDSYIVSSKVMFGSVPNAQPNQRGLNRKHIYEACHQAMARLQVEYLDLYFCHRPDPTVPMEEVVRAMTELIQQGKVFYWGTSEWSAQQLMEAYSVARQYNLIPPTMEQPQYNMFHRHTVEVEYARLYEAIGLGTTIWSPLASGILTGKYNEAIPDDSRMKLPGYEWLRRMLESEDGQKRLATTRELTAVADDLGISMAQLAIAWCVKNPNVSTVITGASRAAQVTENMKAMDAAAQLDADVLAKIESILNNKPKGMDFQLANSQ; this is encoded by the coding sequence ATGGAATACCGCCGCTTAGGCAAATCAGGCTTACAGGTCAGCGCCCTCTCGTTTGGCGCGTGGGTTACTTTTGGCAATCAGGTGGATATTGATGCCGCCCTGGAAATCATGGCGGCCGCTTATGACGCCGGCGTCAACTTCTTCGACAACGCGGAAGTATATGCCCAGGGGCAGGCGGAAACAGTGATGGGCGCCGCGCTGCAAAAAGCGGGTTGGCGTCGTGACAGCTACATCGTCTCCAGCAAGGTGATGTTTGGCAGCGTGCCCAATGCCCAACCCAACCAGCGTGGGCTAAACCGTAAGCACATCTACGAGGCGTGTCATCAGGCGATGGCGCGGCTGCAAGTGGAGTACCTGGACCTCTACTTCTGCCATCGCCCCGACCCCACCGTACCGATGGAAGAAGTGGTGCGGGCCATGACCGAACTCATTCAGCAAGGCAAGGTCTTTTACTGGGGCACGTCGGAATGGTCGGCGCAGCAGTTGATGGAAGCCTACAGTGTGGCGCGCCAGTACAACCTCATTCCGCCGACGATGGAGCAGCCGCAGTATAACATGTTTCATCGCCACACCGTTGAGGTGGAGTACGCCCGCCTCTACGAAGCTATTGGCCTGGGCACCACCATCTGGTCGCCGCTGGCCTCCGGCATTCTGACGGGCAAGTACAACGAGGCTATCCCAGACGATTCACGCATGAAACTGCCCGGTTACGAGTGGCTGCGGCGTATGTTGGAGAGCGAAGATGGGCAAAAACGGCTGGCGACAACGCGGGAATTAACGGCCGTCGCCGACGACCTCGGCATCAGCATGGCCCAACTCGCCATCGCCTGGTGTGTGAAGAACCCCAACGTCAGCACCGTCATCACCGGGGCCTCCCGCGCCGCCCAGGTAACGGAAAACATGAAGGCGATGGACGCCGCCGCCCAATTGGACGCGGATGTGCTGGCGAAGATCGAGTCTATTTTGAACAACAAGCCGAAAGGCATGGATTTTCAACTAGCCAATAGTCAATAG